The Verrucomicrobiota bacterium genomic sequence GGAACCCATCCCATCACCCCCGTTATGTTGGGCGATGCTGCTCTTGCTACACGCTTTGCCGATGCCATGTTGAAGAAGGGGATTTACGTCATCGGCTTTTCCTATCCCGTGGTGCCTCAAGGCAAGGCGCGTATCCGAACGCAGATTTCCGCTGCCCACAGCCGGGAGGATTTGGAAAAAGCGCTTGAGGCCTTCAAGGCGGTGAAGGAAGAGCTGGGGTGATGTTTTACTTCAAGCCACTCAAATACTCCACCACGTCGCGCAGTTCGCGTTTACTTAGCAGATAAGTGATAGGAGGCATGGAGGAAATGGGTTGGGTGCGGGAAGCGACCTCTGAGCTCTTAAGGAATTGTTTGCTTCCATCGGCCTTGATGAGCTCGATTCCTTCGGCGGTTTCCTTACCTAGCTGGGCGCTGATCGTTTCGCCTGTTTTAAGGGTAACGGTCGTCATTCCATAGCCCTCAGCGATGTCTGCACTTGGATCGACCAGAGCTCTCAGGATATATTCGCGGTCTTTTGTTTGGCTGATTTTGCCCAGGTTGGGTCCAATCTCGCTTCCGTCTTCCCGCCCGAATCTGTGGCAGCGTACGCATTGTGCCGCCAGATGATTTCTGGAAATCTGTTTTCCTGCTTCGGCATTTCCTCCGTGGAGGGTTTCAATAAATGATGCGGTGCTGGAACCCGCTGGACGGCTGTTTTCGAAACCAGCCAATTCGGCGGTCATGTTCCGTTTGGTCGCTGCTTCAATTACATCCAATTGAATTTCAGGAGCCACGCCACCCGCGGCAAGTTGCTGAGCTTGAGTCCGAATTGCTTGATCAGCCTCCTCTGTCTCAATCTCGGCCAGAAGTGCCAACGTTCGCTGTTGTTCGCTTACCGCTTGGGACATTCCCAAGCGCTTAAGCAGATATTCGGATGCGCTCCTTTTGTCGGTTCGTACCAAAAACTCCGCCGCCGCCATGCGCAACCCTTCATCATTTGAGTTCAGGGCATAGGTATTTGTTTTGGGATCCATTAAACTTTTTAATACCTCAACTCGTGCAGAGCTGGGAGCCTGCTTGTTCTGTAATAGCTTCCCCATAGAGATCGGGCTGAGTCTTACCGAGAGCGTATTAGCTACTGCTACCGTTTTCCCGACTATCAATGGGTCATCTTCATCAACCAATCCTTCAAGCATGCCCGCAATCGCTTGGGAAATTTCTGCAATCGGTCGCGATTTATAATACCTTCTTCGTCCATCGACGCGGTCAAGCGGAGGAGGAGTTACCCAGGATGCCAATGCGTCCAGAGCTTCCAGGCGCATCGCCCTACTATGAGAGCTGTTGACTGCATATTCTGCAACCAGGTAAGCTTCATTGACTCCACCGATTCGAAAGTTGGCGTTAATCAAACGTCTCACCAGTGCTTCTTTGTTACTATCGGTAGAAAGGAGCTGCTTGCCCAAGACAGGCAATGCTTCCTCGATTGAAAAATCGTCATGAATGGCTCGGGCGGCTTCCAGAACAACCCATTCGGAATCGTCAGACAAGAAGGTGGCAACACTTGGGCTTTTCAGTCTTCTAAGAGCCACCACCGCGCATAGCCGAACCTCTTCTGATCGATGGTCGATGAGGGTATCGGCTCCACCAATACCTTCGAGGGCCCGAATGCCTGCATGTCTGAGGTAACCGTCTTCTCCGTTATTTTCCTCTATTAAAGAAACGATAGCCTCAAATGCCTCAGCCACCTGCTGGCGGGCCAGCGTGATACCCGCTTGAAAACGAACTCTTGAGTGATTGGAACTCAAATGCGGAATTATAAGTGTTCCATCAAAACTGCCGGGTTTCAGATCGCCCAGCATCTTACTCGACTGAACCTGGATTTCCGGGTCGTCGTCGTTCAGCAAACCAATTAAACGGGTAACAGCCGCCTTTTCTCCTGTACGAGCAAGTTGTCCGAGTCCCCAAATAGAGTGGATACGTTTGAGCTGATGAACATGGTTGGTGTCCTCAACAAGAGCCGCCAGTTCTCCCCGTTTCACAAGCTCGAACTGCGCTTTCAAACGAATCCGTTGATCTGCGTGTGCGAGAAATTTTCTGAGCTCCTCGAGGCTGTTTTGAGACGCGCTTTGCTCCAGGATGATTTGGACTTCCCGGCGAATGCTTTGGTTGGCTCCAGGAGTGTCGAGCTTCCAAATAGCGCCAATCTGGTCGAGCGGATAATCGCCGCCCCAGTCGACGGTGTACAGCGCTCCGTCATTTCCCCAGGTCAGGCCGACCAGGGGGATTCCTGCTCCCAGTTGATGGTCGTTTACCATTTTAAAGGACGCACCATCCTGCTCTACCTGGAATGCGTACTGGGCTCCTTTGAGCGTTCCGTTCAGGAAAAAATAATCCTTGTACCGGTCGTTGAGTGCGGTTCCCGGATTCCATACGAACCCGGCCGGACCATCAATGTAGTTTCGGATGGTGGGAAGTAAGTAGGCGGCTTGCCCTTCGTG encodes the following:
- a CDS encoding heme-binding protein, which gives rise to MLIRALTSFLVFIFLCLGASCSKQESPVAESTKTEIAQSEPVSNDIQYIKWTPNLNIPDPVSISMDNKGRAYVTQTQRRKAQDLDIRENRDWVPDDVGLESVEDKRAFFKTQLAPEKSAENVGRVLDHNGDGSHDWRDLTVDSEVIYIVEDTDKDGFADSSKVFYADFKTEVTGIAAGVLWHEGDVYATVAPDVWKLRDTDGDDIPDQKEVFAHGFGMHIAYGGHDMHGLIVGPDGKIYWSIGDKGINVISKEGKQFFYPNQGGVMRANPDGSDFEVFAHGLRNVQEPTFDAYGNWFGVDNDSDQEGETERFVYIVDGMDAGWRNDYQYRAGLYNPWMDEGLTIPKHEGQAAYLLPTIRNYIDGPAGFVWNPGTALNDRYKDYFFLNGTLKGAQYAFQVEQDGASFKMVNDHQLGAGIPLVGLTWGNDGALYTVDWGGDYPLDQIGAIWKLDTPGANQSIRREVQIILEQSASQNSLEELRKFLAHADQRIRLKAQFELVKRGELAALVEDTNHVHQLKRIHSIWGLGQLARTGEKAAVTRLIGLLNDDDPEIQVQSSKMLGDLKPGSFDGTLIIPHLSSNHSRVRFQAGITLARQQVAEAFEAIVSLIEENNGEDGYLRHAGIRALEGIGGADTLIDHRSEEVRLCAVVALRRLKSPSVATFLSDDSEWVVLEAARAIHDDFSIEEALPVLGKQLLSTDSNKEALVRRLINANFRIGGVNEAYLVAEYAVNSSHSRAMRLEALDALASWVTPPPLDRVDGRRRYYKSRPIAEISQAIAGMLEGLVDEDDPLIVGKTVAVANTLSVRLSPISMGKLLQNKQAPSSARVEVLKSLMDPKTNTYALNSNDEGLRMAAAEFLVRTDKRSASEYLLKRLGMSQAVSEQQRTLALLAEIETEEADQAIRTQAQQLAAGGVAPEIQLDVIEAATKRNMTAELAGFENSRPAGSSTASFIETLHGGNAEAGKQISRNHLAAQCVRCHRFGREDGSEIGPNLGKISQTKDREYILRALVDPSADIAEGYGMTTVTLKTGETISAQLGKETAEGIELIKADGSKQFLKSSEVASRTQPISSMPPITYLLSKRELRDVVEYLSGLK